In Chitinophaga sp. HK235, a single window of DNA contains:
- a CDS encoding LytTR family DNA-binding domain-containing protein, translating into MKILIIEDEIKAAKSLAGMIAKIKPEAVVEPIQQSVEGAVAYLSTHEPPDLIFMDVQLSDGLCFEIFRQIKVASPVIFCTAFGEYAMEAIKSNGVDYLLKPYSAADLEAAFGKIDSFRSFFQQQSQPDWQELVRRLDRNDGKTSFLVFHNNRYITVRTEHIAYIYIKYDSPYIVTFQEQKYTISQTLEQLQSQLSARQFYRLNRQYLVNFDAIKEVEHYSARKLALHLTTPTPEPLLVGKEKITHFLQWMENR; encoded by the coding sequence ATGAAGATACTCATAATTGAAGATGAAATAAAAGCAGCAAAATCGCTGGCAGGTATGATCGCTAAAATAAAGCCTGAAGCCGTTGTGGAACCCATACAACAGAGTGTCGAAGGCGCGGTGGCCTATTTATCAACGCATGAACCGCCAGACCTGATATTTATGGACGTACAACTATCCGATGGTTTATGTTTCGAAATCTTCAGGCAGATAAAGGTGGCGTCCCCGGTTATTTTTTGTACTGCTTTTGGTGAATACGCCATGGAAGCCATTAAATCGAATGGCGTTGATTATTTGCTGAAACCCTATTCCGCTGCAGATCTGGAAGCGGCCTTCGGAAAAATAGATAGTTTCCGGAGTTTCTTTCAGCAACAGTCCCAACCAGACTGGCAAGAGCTGGTCCGGCGTCTGGACCGGAATGATGGAAAAACCAGCTTCCTGGTTTTTCATAACAACCGGTACATTACGGTGCGTACGGAACATATTGCATACATCTATATCAAATATGATTCTCCGTACATCGTTACCTTCCAGGAGCAGAAATATACCATTTCGCAAACACTGGAGCAGCTGCAATCCCAGTTGTCTGCCAGGCAGTTTTACCGGCTCAACAGACAGTACCTGGTTAACTTTGATGCTATAAAGGAAGTGGAACATTATTCAGCCCGGAAGTTGGCTTTACACCTGACGACACCTACGCCGGAACCACTGCTGGTAGGGAAGGAGAAGATCACCCATTTCCTGCAGTGGATGGAAAACCGTTAG